One window of the Chryseotalea sp. WA131a genome contains the following:
- a CDS encoding type II toxin-antitoxin system VapC family toxin — MNGNSILLDTNIVLYLLGGDKVLAELLNQKKLYLSFISQLELLGFRGITQKQQTEINRFVQECIVIDINEEIKKEVIQLRKSTKLKLPDTIVLATARYLSLPLITSDLDFKENEEVIIYT; from the coding sequence ATGAATGGGAATAGCATACTTCTTGATACGAATATCGTTTTGTACTTATTGGGAGGAGATAAAGTTTTAGCAGAACTGCTAAATCAAAAGAAATTGTACCTATCCTTTATTTCCCAATTGGAGTTACTAGGGTTTAGAGGCATCACTCAAAAACAACAAACTGAAATAAATAGATTCGTTCAAGAATGCATAGTGATCGACATCAATGAAGAAATTAAGAAGGAAGTCATACAACTACGCAAATCCACTAAACTAAAATTACCAGATACTATTGTTTTAGCCACGGCTCGTTATTTAAGTTTGCCTTTGATTACGAGTGATTTAGATTTTAAGGAAAACGAGGAAGTAATAATTTATACCTAA
- the recR gene encoding recombination protein RecR — protein sequence MEYPSKLIEEAVNEVSKLPGIGKKTALRLVLHLVKENENQTFALTEALNKLRKNIKYCQTCFNISDSDQCSICTSHRRDKSLVCVVEESKDVMAIENTSQFIGVYHVLGGAISPMHGVGPGDLQIESLVQRISKNPEIKEVILALNPTMEGDTTSFYLNRKLQAFPVKVTSIARGVPMGGDLEYADEITLGRSITARTLFN from the coding sequence ATGGAGTACCCATCTAAACTAATCGAAGAAGCTGTCAATGAAGTGTCCAAGCTGCCCGGCATTGGAAAAAAAACGGCCTTGCGACTGGTGCTGCATCTGGTGAAGGAGAATGAAAACCAAACCTTCGCTCTAACGGAGGCTTTGAACAAACTCCGTAAAAACATCAAATACTGTCAGACTTGTTTCAATATTTCGGATAGCGACCAATGCTCTATTTGCACGAGCCACAGGCGCGATAAGAGTTTGGTCTGTGTGGTAGAGGAAAGTAAGGATGTGATGGCCATCGAAAACACCTCTCAGTTTATTGGTGTTTACCATGTGTTAGGGGGGGCCATTTCGCCCATGCACGGTGTGGGGCCAGGTGATTTACAAATCGAATCGTTGGTGCAGCGAATCAGCAAAAACCCAGAAATAAAGGAAGTGATTTTGGCACTCAACCCCACTATGGAAGGAGACACCACCAGCTTTTATCTGAATAGAAAACTTCAAGCCTTTCCAGTGAAGGTTACTTCCATCGCACGCGGTGTGCCCATGGGTGGCGATTTGGAATATGCCGATGAGATTACGTTGGGGAGGAGTATTACTGCGAGGACTTTATTTAATTAA
- a CDS encoding ATP-dependent Clp protease adaptor ClpS, translating to MTSIQEKELTDLLEATEITDVRDLVVYNDDFNTFDHVIATLIRVCKHSPEQAEQCTWLIHYKGKCTVKTGSWEELKPQREGICEAGIDAKIV from the coding sequence ATGACTTCTATTCAAGAAAAAGAACTTACCGATTTATTAGAAGCCACCGAAATAACCGATGTCCGCGACTTGGTGGTGTACAACGATGACTTCAACACGTTCGATCATGTGATTGCCACGCTCATTCGCGTGTGCAAGCACTCGCCCGAGCAGGCTGAACAATGCACCTGGCTCATTCATTACAAGGGTAAGTGCACGGTAAAAACCGGAAGCTGGGAGGAATTGAAACCACAACGAGAAGGAATCTGCGAAGCGGGCATCGATGCAAAGATTGTATAA
- a CDS encoding sodium:solute symporter has translation MSATLVSSILIVYFLVLITISYFTSKGADSNTFFTANRQSPWYLVAFGMIGSSLSGVTFVSVPGNVGKIGFAYFQLVLGYLLGYWVIIGVLMPLYYRLNVISIYTYLEQRFDTISYKTGAFFFLVSRTIGSSLRLFLAATVLQLFLFDAWGVPFWVTVATTIALIWVYTFKGGVKTIVWTDSFQTLFLVTAVAVTVWQIADKLNFSFGDMVAAIQDNGYARIFHFDDANSTLFFPKQFFGGAFIAITMTGMDQEIMQKNLTCKNIGEAQKNMFWFSLTLVIVNLLFLTLGALLYIYSKQKGIDIPAASDELYPRLAFNELGPFVGILFLLGITASSYASADSALAGLTTSFCIDFLKFKNKTEAVKQKQKFVVHIGFSVLFLLIILIFKEVNEKSVIDAVLNVAGYTYGPLLGLFSFGLFTKLQVRAKLVPVVCVLASMLSYFISSNSEKWLDGYKIGFEILIINGLLTVMGLFLISDFQKKK, from the coding sequence ATGTCAGCAACCTTGGTCTCTTCCATCTTAATAGTTTATTTTTTGGTACTCATTACCATTTCTTATTTTACTTCCAAAGGAGCCGATAGCAATACATTCTTTACGGCCAACCGCCAATCTCCATGGTACTTAGTAGCATTTGGCATGATTGGCTCTTCGCTCTCCGGTGTAACATTTGTTTCCGTGCCAGGGAATGTGGGCAAAATTGGCTTCGCATATTTTCAATTAGTATTGGGATATTTGCTTGGCTATTGGGTAATTATTGGTGTATTAATGCCGTTGTATTACCGCTTGAATGTCATCAGTATCTATACCTATCTAGAGCAGCGCTTTGATACCATCTCGTACAAGACAGGTGCCTTTTTCTTTTTGGTGTCGCGCACCATTGGCTCTTCGCTGAGATTGTTTTTAGCGGCCACCGTACTTCAGCTTTTTTTGTTCGATGCATGGGGTGTACCCTTTTGGGTAACGGTGGCCACCACCATTGCCTTGATATGGGTATACACGTTTAAGGGCGGTGTAAAAACCATTGTGTGGACAGATTCGTTTCAAACATTGTTTTTAGTGACAGCCGTGGCCGTAACGGTTTGGCAAATTGCCGATAAACTTAATTTTTCGTTTGGCGATATGGTGGCAGCCATTCAAGACAATGGTTACGCGCGCATTTTTCATTTTGACGATGCCAATTCCACTTTATTTTTCCCCAAGCAATTTTTCGGAGGCGCATTCATCGCCATCACCATGACGGGCATGGACCAAGAAATTATGCAGAAGAATCTCACCTGCAAAAATATTGGTGAAGCTCAAAAAAATATGTTTTGGTTCAGTCTTACATTAGTGATTGTAAATTTACTTTTCCTCACGCTTGGGGCTCTTCTCTACATTTACAGCAAGCAGAAGGGTATCGACATTCCTGCCGCTTCCGATGAGTTGTATCCGCGATTGGCATTTAATGAGCTAGGTCCGTTTGTAGGAATTTTATTTTTATTAGGCATTACAGCGTCATCCTATGCAAGTGCAGATTCTGCCTTGGCGGGATTGACCACTTCTTTTTGCATCGACTTTTTGAAATTCAAAAACAAAACTGAAGCTGTTAAGCAAAAGCAAAAATTTGTCGTTCACATTGGCTTTTCCGTTTTGTTCTTACTCATCATTTTGATATTTAAGGAAGTCAACGAAAAATCGGTCATCGATGCGGTGCTCAACGTGGCAGGCTATACGTATGGGCCACTGCTGGGTTTGTTTTCGTTTGGCCTATTTACCAAGCTGCAAGTAAGGGCTAAGTTAGTGCCGGTAGTATGTGTGTTGGCATCGATGTTGTCTTATTTCATCAGCAGCAACTCAGAGAAATGGTTGGATGGCTATAAAATCGGGTTTGAGATTCTAATTATCAACGGTCTACTTACCGTGATGGGCTTGTTTCTAATCTCCGACTTTCAAAAAAAGAAATAA
- a CDS encoding MarR family transcriptional regulator: protein MPLEQDIRQEKFASEFQKMAVNIMFTSSWLNSGNIARFRPHGITPEQFNVLRILRGSHPHKMRLADVTSRMIDKSSNCTRLVEKLRQKGLVTREICEGNRRQVDIGITDNGLLLLKKIDAQTASWVTQLKNVTQVEAKEINRLLDKLRGG, encoded by the coding sequence ATGCCACTAGAGCAAGATATCCGTCAAGAAAAATTTGCGAGCGAGTTTCAAAAGATGGCAGTCAATATCATGTTCACCAGCAGTTGGTTAAACAGCGGTAACATTGCCCGCTTTAGGCCGCATGGCATTACACCTGAGCAATTTAATGTGCTCAGAATTTTGCGTGGAAGCCATCCACATAAAATGAGGTTGGCAGATGTTACATCACGAATGATTGATAAAAGTAGTAATTGCACACGCTTAGTGGAGAAACTCAGGCAAAAAGGTTTGGTGACCCGAGAGATTTGCGAAGGCAACCGAAGACAGGTAGATATTGGTATTACCGATAATGGCCTACTACTTTTGAAGAAAATAGATGCTCAAACTGCGAGCTGGGTTACACAGTTAAAGAATGTTACGCAGGTTGAGGCCAAAGAAATAAATCGATTGTTAGACAAATTGCGAGGTGGATAG
- the sdaAA gene encoding L-serine ammonia-lyase, iron-sulfur-dependent, subunit alpha — MALLFESFEEWRSYCEQTKLSLTDAVVEYEGEQKGRSREQIRQGLAKAWSVMKDAVRTGLEEDMTSRSGMVNNGAKKVYRFPKAVLSKEFQKLISRALAAKEVNSCMGRVVAAPTAGASGIMPGVLFTLQEIHGIDDEKILDAMLLAAGIALIIEQKASIAGAVGGCQAETGTAAAMGAGAIVYCLDGSTDQIFNAVAITIQCMLGLVCDPVAGLVEVPCIVRNASAAAIANSSAQIALADVSSIIPVDEVIEAMGEIGASMETRYKETALGGLAATKTGKAISKKVLIRDIEILPDQEER, encoded by the coding sequence ATGGCACTACTATTTGAATCTTTTGAAGAATGGAGATCATACTGTGAGCAAACAAAGCTCTCGCTTACCGATGCCGTTGTTGAATACGAAGGCGAACAAAAAGGCAGAAGCCGGGAGCAAATCAGGCAAGGCTTGGCCAAGGCATGGAGTGTAATGAAAGATGCAGTGCGGACAGGGCTGGAAGAGGACATGACCTCGCGCTCGGGTATGGTAAATAATGGTGCAAAAAAAGTATATCGCTTTCCAAAAGCAGTACTCTCGAAAGAATTTCAAAAATTAATTTCTCGGGCACTCGCGGCCAAAGAAGTAAACTCGTGCATGGGGCGTGTGGTGGCTGCGCCTACGGCTGGGGCAAGCGGCATTATGCCAGGGGTGCTATTTACGCTACAAGAAATTCACGGAATCGATGATGAAAAAATTCTAGATGCGATGTTACTGGCGGCTGGCATTGCGTTGATTATCGAACAAAAAGCATCTATTGCAGGCGCGGTGGGCGGTTGCCAGGCAGAAACAGGAACAGCTGCTGCGATGGGGGCTGGTGCGATTGTGTATTGCTTGGATGGCTCTACCGATCAAATTTTTAATGCCGTAGCCATCACCATTCAATGTATGTTAGGTTTGGTGTGCGACCCCGTAGCGGGTTTGGTTGAAGTGCCGTGCATTGTGCGCAATGCCAGTGCAGCAGCGATAGCCAACAGTTCCGCTCAAATTGCATTGGCCGATGTGAGCAGCATAATTCCAGTTGACGAAGTAATCGAAGCCATGGGTGAAATTGGTGCAAGCATGGAAACACGTTATAAAGAGACTGCTCTGGGCGGATTGGCCGCCACCAAAACAGGCAAAGCGATTTCAAAAAAAGTATTGATTCGAGATATTGAAATTTTGCCTGATCAGGAAGAGAGATAA
- a CDS encoding M20/M25/M40 family metallo-hydrolase has translation MKKLVVLIFLLANVLAHAQTNDKSLIKEIYDAALQNGKSYPMLHDLCTKVGHRLSGSPGAAAAVEWGRHTMDDYGFDSVWLQPVMVPHWVRGQQEVGRIINSKKIGSKDVTILSLGGSIGTGPTGLTANIIEVKSFDELKQLGQKGIQGKIVFFNRPLDPTKLNAFAAYGGAVDQRANGASESAKLGALAVIVRSMGFPNESYAHTGGVRYAPLIKQIPAVAISTQHADLLSKLLKDDRDLQFYLETHCETLEEAPSFNVIGEIRGGEYKDEIILVSGHLDSWDVGQGAHDDGAGCVQAIEVLRLFKEMGYKPKHTIRAVLYMNEENGLRGGQKYAEVAKAKNENHILAIESDRGGFAPRGFTMTATENIKSKIRGWKPLLEPYDLWDFSQEGGGADIGPLGPLGTALIGYLPDSQRYFSVHHTQEDTIDKVDKRELELGSASMAALVFLVDRYGLK, from the coding sequence ATGAAGAAACTTGTTGTACTCATTTTTCTGCTTGCAAATGTTTTAGCACATGCCCAAACCAATGACAAAAGTTTAATCAAAGAAATTTATGATGCTGCACTTCAAAACGGAAAGTCGTATCCGATGCTTCACGATTTATGTACCAAAGTCGGTCATCGATTGTCGGGCTCACCGGGCGCTGCGGCTGCCGTAGAGTGGGGGCGGCACACGATGGACGATTATGGTTTTGACTCGGTGTGGCTGCAACCCGTGATGGTGCCCCATTGGGTGCGTGGACAACAAGAAGTGGGAAGGATCATTAATTCAAAAAAAATAGGAAGCAAAGATGTGACTATACTATCTCTTGGAGGATCTATCGGAACGGGGCCCACGGGGTTGACTGCCAATATTATTGAGGTAAAAAGTTTTGATGAGTTGAAACAACTTGGTCAGAAAGGTATTCAAGGTAAAATTGTGTTTTTCAACCGTCCGCTTGACCCCACTAAATTAAATGCATTTGCAGCATACGGTGGCGCAGTGGATCAGCGGGCCAATGGTGCCAGTGAATCAGCTAAGTTAGGAGCGTTGGCCGTTATTGTTCGTTCGATGGGTTTTCCGAATGAATCGTATGCTCACACCGGTGGAGTTCGATATGCTCCGCTTATTAAACAAATTCCGGCTGTAGCCATCAGTACGCAGCATGCCGATTTGCTCAGCAAACTTTTAAAAGATGATCGCGATCTGCAGTTTTATCTAGAAACACATTGCGAAACGTTGGAAGAGGCACCTTCCTTTAATGTGATTGGCGAAATAAGAGGGGGCGAATACAAAGACGAAATTATTTTGGTGAGTGGCCACTTGGATAGTTGGGATGTGGGCCAAGGTGCTCATGATGATGGTGCAGGTTGCGTGCAGGCCATCGAAGTATTACGTTTGTTTAAAGAGATGGGCTACAAACCAAAACACACTATTCGGGCCGTGTTGTACATGAATGAAGAAAACGGATTGCGCGGAGGACAGAAGTATGCAGAAGTAGCCAAGGCGAAAAATGAAAATCATATTTTAGCGATTGAGTCCGACCGTGGAGGTTTTGCACCACGGGGTTTTACGATGACGGCTACTGAAAACATTAAATCAAAAATCAGAGGTTGGAAGCCTTTACTAGAGCCCTACGATCTGTGGGATTTTTCGCAAGAAGGCGGTGGGGCAGACATTGGCCCACTCGGTCCACTTGGTACTGCTTTGATTGGTTACTTGCCTGATTCGCAGCGTTACTTTAGCGTTCACCATACACAAGAAGATACAATCGATAAAGTAGACAAGCGAGAGTTAGAGTTAGGCTCTGCTTCAATGGCCGCATTGGTATTTTTGGTTGACCGATATGGGTTGAAATAG